The Antarcticibacterium sp. 1MA-6-2 genome has a window encoding:
- the murQ gene encoding N-acetylmuramic acid 6-phosphate etherase, producing the protein MGKTTEQGSLYAHLEKMSTKELLTNINNEDKKVADAIEKVLPMIEQVVDVIVTQIREHNGRLFYIGAGTSGRLGVLDASECPPTFGVPDNIIIGLIAGGDSALRKAVEKAEDDPNQAWEDLKKFEINKNDVLLGIAASGSTPYVVGGVKEARKNGLFTACITNNENSSLAGAVEYPIEVVVGPEFVTGSTRMKAGTAQKLVLNMISTSVMIKLGRVKGNKMVDMQLSNSKLVDRGIKMIMEELNLDRTTAEKLLKEHGNVRKVLNNLNN; encoded by the coding sequence ATGGGAAAAACAACTGAACAGGGTTCATTATATGCACATCTTGAGAAGATGAGCACCAAAGAACTTCTTACTAATATTAATAATGAAGATAAGAAAGTAGCCGATGCAATAGAAAAAGTTCTGCCTATGATCGAACAGGTTGTTGATGTTATTGTTACTCAAATTAGGGAGCATAATGGCAGATTATTTTATATTGGTGCAGGTACGAGTGGTAGATTGGGTGTTTTGGATGCCTCTGAATGTCCACCCACCTTTGGTGTTCCCGATAATATTATTATAGGTCTTATAGCCGGAGGAGATAGCGCATTAAGAAAAGCAGTGGAAAAAGCTGAAGATGATCCAAATCAGGCCTGGGAAGATCTTAAGAAATTTGAGATTAATAAAAATGATGTCCTGCTGGGCATAGCCGCCTCTGGATCTACACCTTACGTAGTAGGCGGAGTAAAAGAAGCTCGTAAAAACGGCCTTTTTACGGCTTGCATTACAAATAACGAAAATTCTTCTTTAGCCGGGGCGGTTGAATACCCTATAGAAGTCGTTGTAGGACCGGAATTTGTGACTGGAAGTACGCGAATGAAAGCAGGAACAGCTCAAAAACTGGTTTTGAATATGATCTCAACATCAGTTATGATTAAGCTTGGGAGAGTAAAGGGCAATAAAATGGTAGATATGCAACTCTCAAATAGTAAGCTGGTTGACCGCGGCATAAAAATGATTATGGAGGAGCTAAACCTGGACAGAACTACTGCAGAAAAACTTCTGAAGGAACATGGAAATGTTAGGAAAGTGTTGAATAATTTAAATAATTAA
- a CDS encoding SH3 domain-containing C40 family peptidase, whose translation MNVYKKSDNWYLIQTPDDYLAWVDSGGVELLSDSEYKNWKAAEKLIYLEPFGFSYKEANRDSERISDVVAGNIFELQGEQNNFYQIKYPDGRVAFVEKQNAKPYDEWLENVELNGESLVDTSKDLMGLPYLWGGTSSKGVDCSGYTKTVFFLNGLIIPRDASQQIATGEQVDSTRNFENLIPGDLLFFGRPATDSTSERVIHVGMWIGDNKFIHSMGDVHISNMDQKAEDFDEYNYNRYLRSKRVAGEVHDRLIYLKKNDIFNEPAAEKAEEIKG comes from the coding sequence GTGAACGTATACAAAAAGAGTGACAATTGGTATTTAATTCAAACCCCCGATGATTACCTGGCCTGGGTGGATTCCGGCGGAGTTGAACTTCTTTCCGATTCAGAATATAAAAATTGGAAAGCTGCTGAAAAACTGATCTACCTGGAGCCATTCGGATTTTCATATAAAGAGGCAAACAGGGATTCTGAAAGAATTTCTGATGTTGTTGCAGGGAATATTTTTGAGCTTCAGGGAGAGCAGAATAATTTTTACCAAATCAAATATCCTGACGGTCGTGTTGCCTTTGTAGAAAAGCAGAATGCAAAGCCTTACGACGAATGGCTGGAGAATGTTGAACTAAATGGAGAAAGTCTAGTGGATACCTCCAAAGATCTAATGGGATTACCTTACTTATGGGGAGGTACTTCCTCTAAAGGAGTGGACTGCAGCGGTTATACCAAAACAGTATTTTTTCTCAATGGGTTAATTATTCCAAGGGATGCATCTCAACAAATAGCAACAGGAGAACAGGTAGACTCCACCCGTAATTTTGAAAATCTTATTCCGGGAGACCTTTTGTTCTTTGGCCGTCCTGCGACTGATTCAACTTCAGAAAGGGTGATTCACGTTGGAATGTGGATTGGAGATAATAAATTTATCCATTCTATGGGAGATGTCCACATTAGTAACATGGATCAAAAGGCAGAGGATTTTGACGAGTATAACTACAACAGATATTTGCGTTCCAAGCGTGTTGCCGGGGAAGTTCACGACAGGCTTATCTACCTTAAGAAAAATGACATCTTCAACGAACCTGCCGCAGAAAAGGCTGAAGAAATTAAAGGATAG
- a CDS encoding glycoside hydrolase family 10 protein, whose amino-acid sequence MLHPRLYITLFIAITLVLSGCSSSKSVPRKPKPAPVEVPAKAEKPVPSVIEEPAPVEILEEAIEEEETPAVQIVKKSPHVMREFRAAWIATVANINWPSKSGLSVAEQQKEAIALLDFLQKHNYNAAIFQVRPQADALYESNLESWSFFLTGTQGKAPEPYYDPLQFWIEAAHDRGLELHVWLNPYRAHHSTYGPITPASIVKTHPELVVALKNGMYWLDPSKKGTQDHTAAVVMDIVNRYDIDGVHFDDYFYPYASYNKGADFPDAASYAAYLKEGGKLTKDDWRRDGVNKFVERIYKEIKAVKPKVKFGISPFGIYRPGYPKSIAGMDQFAELYADAKLWLNEGWIDYYSPQLYWKINQTKQSFPVLLGWWESENHHRRHLWPGINIDFGGDALNLDETVNQIMLTRGMVPDSKGTIHWSIGPLLKYPNISKGIVDGPYKTQALVPESPWINPILPAAPKVNMEIVDNKVNLNWHLPEGEAFKWVVYYKYNDVWNYKILNRNERNTELNRLSNGKTPLTHVGVTAVDRTGNQSSFNEIEVSPKDL is encoded by the coding sequence ATGTTGCACCCCAGATTATATATCACCCTTTTCATCGCTATCACACTTGTATTAAGTGGATGTTCCTCATCTAAGTCTGTTCCACGAAAACCTAAACCTGCTCCTGTTGAAGTTCCTGCAAAGGCCGAGAAACCTGTGCCTTCTGTGATAGAGGAGCCTGCTCCGGTAGAAATACTGGAAGAGGCTATTGAAGAAGAAGAAACTCCTGCGGTGCAGATAGTAAAAAAGTCGCCGCACGTAATGAGAGAATTTCGTGCAGCGTGGATTGCAACCGTAGCAAATATCAACTGGCCGAGCAAATCAGGACTTTCAGTCGCGGAACAACAAAAAGAAGCTATCGCCCTTCTGGATTTTCTTCAGAAGCACAATTATAATGCAGCTATTTTCCAGGTAAGACCACAGGCCGATGCTCTTTATGAAAGCAATCTCGAATCCTGGTCTTTTTTCCTTACCGGAACTCAGGGGAAAGCACCGGAGCCTTATTATGATCCGTTACAATTTTGGATCGAGGCGGCTCATGACCGTGGCCTGGAGCTTCACGTTTGGCTGAATCCTTACCGCGCTCACCATTCCACCTATGGTCCAATAACACCTGCTTCAATTGTGAAAACTCATCCGGAACTTGTAGTGGCACTCAAAAACGGGATGTACTGGCTGGACCCTTCTAAAAAGGGAACCCAGGATCATACTGCTGCAGTTGTAATGGACATAGTAAACCGGTACGACATCGACGGAGTTCATTTTGATGATTATTTTTATCCATATGCTTCCTATAATAAAGGAGCCGACTTTCCCGATGCTGCGAGTTATGCTGCTTATTTAAAGGAAGGTGGAAAACTTACTAAAGATGACTGGAGAAGGGATGGGGTAAACAAGTTTGTGGAGCGGATCTATAAAGAAATTAAAGCCGTAAAACCCAAAGTGAAATTTGGGATTAGTCCCTTCGGAATTTACAGACCGGGATATCCCAAATCTATAGCCGGAATGGACCAGTTTGCTGAATTATATGCCGATGCAAAATTGTGGTTAAACGAAGGCTGGATAGATTACTATTCCCCGCAGTTATACTGGAAGATAAATCAGACAAAGCAGAGTTTTCCTGTGCTTCTTGGCTGGTGGGAAAGTGAAAATCATCATCGACGCCATCTTTGGCCCGGGATAAATATTGATTTTGGAGGGGATGCATTAAATCTTGATGAAACAGTAAACCAGATAATGCTCACCCGGGGAATGGTGCCGGATAGTAAGGGAACTATTCACTGGAGCATAGGACCTCTTTTGAAGTATCCCAATATCTCAAAAGGAATCGTTGATGGACCCTATAAAACCCAGGCTTTGGTGCCTGAAAGCCCCTGGATAAACCCAATTCTTCCTGCTGCTCCAAAGGTTAATATGGAGATTGTTGATAATAAGGTTAACTTAAACTGGCATCTGCCGGAAGGCGAAGCCTTTAAGTGGGTGGTTTACTATAAGTACAATGACGTCTGGAATTATAAAATTCTTAATCGAAATGAACGTAATACAGAACTTAACCGTTTATCAAACGGCAAAACTCCTCTTACTCATGTTGGAGTGACCGCGGTAGACAGAACAGGGAATCAAAGTAGTTTCAATGAAATAGAGGTTTCACCCAAAGACCTTTAA
- a CDS encoding glycerate kinase yields the protein MKKIVIASDSFKGSVTSMEVADAAETAIKRIFPGCEVVKTAVADGGEGTIEALVGSLNGTIINCTIKGPLMEPVTAHYGILGDNTTAVIEMASASGLTLIPEEQRNPLLTSTFGTGELIKDALERGCRKFLIGIGGSATNDAGTGMLQALGFKFLNKENRELKNGGQILKNISAIDRSEVIPEVFNSNFTIACDVENPLTGPNGAAHVYAKQKGADDEMIAVLEEGMKHFAQVIAEREGKDIEKVPGA from the coding sequence ATGAAAAAAATTGTCATAGCCTCTGATTCGTTCAAAGGATCGGTAACCTCAATGGAAGTAGCCGATGCAGCCGAGACAGCGATTAAAAGAATATTTCCCGGGTGTGAAGTGGTAAAAACAGCGGTGGCAGATGGCGGGGAAGGCACTATAGAGGCTTTGGTAGGTTCCTTAAACGGCACAATTATAAACTGCACAATTAAGGGTCCTTTAATGGAGCCAGTAACTGCGCACTACGGAATCCTTGGAGATAACACCACTGCGGTAATAGAAATGGCCTCGGCAAGCGGCTTAACTTTAATTCCGGAAGAACAAAGAAATCCACTCCTTACCTCTACATTCGGAACAGGAGAACTAATTAAAGATGCGCTTGAGCGCGGCTGCCGAAAATTTCTGATTGGTATAGGTGGTAGTGCCACAAATGATGCAGGTACAGGAATGTTGCAGGCACTGGGCTTCAAATTTTTGAATAAAGAAAACAGAGAATTAAAAAACGGCGGTCAGATATTGAAAAATATTTCAGCCATTGACCGTTCCGAAGTTATACCTGAAGTCTTTAATTCCAATTTTACTATTGCTTGTGATGTAGAAAACCCCCTCACAGGACCAAATGGAGCGGCTCACGTGTATGCAAAACAAAAAGGAGCTGATGATGAAATGATCGCCGTTTTGGAAGAGGGAATGAAACATTTTGCACAGGTAATAGCAGAAAGAGAAGGTAAGGATATTGAAAAAGTTCCGGGAGCTTAG
- a CDS encoding ROK family protein has product MLGIQVERFNIKMALFDNHNNKKLEITDIPFSIDEEVSVVEHLYEKANELLQSSGIDQDKLLGIGISMPGLVSSEEGKNFTYFLKEEESESLEHLLRQKFKKPVYILNDAKSACLAESNFGLAKHKKDVLVISMDWGIGLGIIIDGKTYQGSSGFAGEFGHIPLIDDGILCYCGKRGCLETVASGMAIVRIAKEGISAGESSILSNLSKKEIERLQPESIIDAANKGDQFAIKVLSEAGINLGKAIAIIIQLFNPELIILEGKFADAKQLITTPIQQSINKYCMVQLREKTVISLSNIGKDSILLGSVATVMEKVFENQIKITHNL; this is encoded by the coding sequence ATGCTGGGAATACAGGTTGAAAGGTTTAATATTAAAATGGCCTTATTTGATAATCACAACAACAAGAAGCTGGAGATTACCGATATTCCATTTAGTATTGATGAAGAAGTAAGTGTAGTAGAGCATCTTTATGAGAAAGCCAACGAATTACTACAAAGTTCAGGAATAGACCAGGATAAGCTTTTGGGAATAGGGATAAGTATGCCCGGTTTAGTATCTTCTGAAGAAGGGAAAAACTTTACATACTTTCTAAAAGAAGAAGAATCAGAATCCCTGGAGCACCTCTTAAGACAAAAATTTAAAAAACCCGTTTATATCTTAAATGATGCAAAAAGTGCCTGTTTAGCCGAATCCAATTTTGGACTGGCTAAACATAAAAAAGATGTACTTGTAATCTCCATGGACTGGGGTATTGGGCTGGGAATAATAATAGACGGAAAAACGTACCAGGGCTCATCAGGTTTTGCAGGAGAATTTGGGCATATTCCGCTTATAGACGACGGTATACTCTGCTACTGCGGAAAACGCGGTTGCCTGGAAACTGTAGCGTCGGGAATGGCTATTGTACGAATTGCTAAAGAAGGAATTAGTGCCGGGGAAAGCTCAATTTTAAGTAATTTATCTAAAAAAGAAATTGAAAGGCTTCAGCCGGAATCTATAATAGACGCTGCAAACAAAGGAGACCAATTCGCTATAAAAGTGCTTTCTGAAGCAGGAATAAATCTGGGTAAAGCTATTGCAATAATTATTCAGCTTTTCAATCCTGAGCTTATCATACTGGAAGGAAAGTTTGCTGATGCAAAACAACTTATTACTACTCCTATTCAGCAATCCATCAATAAATACTGTATGGTCCAGCTTAGAGAGAAAACAGTTATTTCTCTTTCTAATATTGGAAAAGACTCAATACTACTGGGGTCTGTCGCCACAGTAATGGAAAAAGTATTTGAGAACCAAATAAAAATAACACATAACCTTTAA
- a CDS encoding glycerate kinase → MLTWLSLSEGKMDKQTGMGKAPGGVLKAAGKQDIPVIAIGGYVEEVSELNAMGFLAVLPILPFPATLEQAMQKEFTSNNITRTLEQQLRVIHYFNSQNI, encoded by the coding sequence ATGCTGACCTGGTTATCACTAAGCGAAGGAAAAATGGATAAGCAAACAGGAATGGGAAAAGCCCCGGGAGGAGTACTAAAAGCTGCCGGAAAACAAGATATTCCCGTTATAGCTATTGGAGGTTATGTTGAAGAGGTTTCAGAATTAAATGCGATGGGATTTCTTGCTGTACTTCCTATACTTCCGTTTCCTGCCACTCTGGAACAGGCGATGCAGAAAGAATTTACCAGCAACAACATAACCCGAACCCTTGAACAACAGCTTAGGGTAATACATTACTTTAACTCCCAAAACATATGA
- a CDS encoding gluconate 2-dehydrogenase subunit 3 family protein has product MNRRNLLKILGISAVGVATVPLWLDAWTTDDLPEDSLELNEDKKLLLSEIVDTLIPPGEIPGAKDLEVDKFVRVIVANCLEEDIQREFLAGFDELESVAKEMYDKSFKEIPNKERLIILEKMAANKNEGKEINFVEFVKELTITGYMNSQYVMENLRDYEFIPGRFDGSFPVEKTIYSTT; this is encoded by the coding sequence ATGAACAGACGAAATCTTTTAAAAATACTGGGAATTTCGGCAGTAGGGGTAGCTACTGTTCCTTTATGGTTGGATGCCTGGACTACAGATGATCTTCCTGAAGATTCTTTAGAACTAAACGAAGACAAAAAACTGCTCCTATCAGAAATTGTGGATACCCTCATCCCCCCGGGCGAAATCCCGGGAGCAAAAGATCTTGAGGTCGATAAGTTTGTAAGGGTAATTGTGGCCAATTGTTTGGAAGAAGACATTCAAAGGGAATTCCTGGCTGGATTCGATGAACTGGAATCTGTAGCAAAAGAGATGTATGACAAATCTTTTAAAGAAATTCCAAATAAAGAACGTCTCATTATTCTGGAGAAAATGGCTGCCAATAAAAATGAAGGAAAGGAAATAAATTTTGTAGAATTTGTAAAAGAACTTACCATTACGGGATATATGAATTCACAGTACGTAATGGAAAACCTGAGAGATTACGAGTTTATACCCGGGCGATTTGATGGAAGTTTCCCTGTGGAAAAAACTATTTACAGCACCACATAG
- a CDS encoding dipeptide epimerase, translating to MEITYHSFDLELRNTFTISHGSRDFQPSLIVELNDQGYSGYGEAAAVFYYGITVEKMISDLKQLEPLIKENINLPPEELWDITNIYLKDNSFAQCALDIAANDLFGKKKGLPLYRLWKLDPEKMPLTNYTIGIDTVEKMVQKLKDFPWPLYKIKLGTDDDVAIVRELRKHTDAPFRVDANAGWTVEEAIENSKILKDLNVEFLEQPLPKDDWEGIKEVYKHSALPLIADESCIKESDVARCEGYFHGINIKLTKCGGLTPARRMIKEASQKGMKTMVGCMMESTVGISAIAQLLPLLDYVDMDGALLLKNDIAEGVKLVEGKAILPNENGTGVRLIKN from the coding sequence ATGGAAATCACTTATCATAGCTTTGATCTTGAACTAAGGAACACCTTTACAATTAGCCATGGCTCAAGAGATTTCCAGCCCAGCCTGATCGTGGAATTGAACGATCAGGGCTATTCAGGATATGGCGAAGCGGCAGCTGTTTTCTATTATGGAATAACAGTTGAAAAAATGATTTCTGATTTAAAGCAGCTGGAACCACTTATCAAAGAAAACATTAATCTTCCTCCCGAAGAACTTTGGGACATTACAAACATATATTTAAAAGATAATTCTTTCGCCCAATGCGCGCTTGATATAGCCGCTAACGATTTGTTTGGTAAGAAGAAAGGACTTCCGCTTTACAGGTTATGGAAATTGGATCCTGAAAAAATGCCTTTGACTAATTACACAATCGGTATTGACACAGTAGAGAAAATGGTTCAAAAGTTGAAGGACTTCCCCTGGCCACTCTACAAGATCAAATTGGGAACAGATGATGATGTTGCCATTGTAAGGGAACTTAGGAAACATACAGATGCCCCTTTTAGAGTTGATGCAAACGCAGGATGGACTGTAGAGGAAGCCATAGAGAACTCAAAAATTCTGAAGGACTTAAATGTGGAATTCCTGGAACAACCACTTCCTAAAGATGACTGGGAGGGGATCAAGGAAGTCTATAAACATTCAGCCTTACCTTTAATTGCTGACGAAAGTTGTATAAAAGAAAGCGATGTAGCAAGATGTGAGGGGTATTTTCATGGGATCAACATCAAACTTACCAAGTGTGGCGGTTTGACTCCCGCCCGCCGGATGATCAAAGAAGCCTCACAAAAAGGAATGAAAACCATGGTAGGCTGTATGATGGAATCAACAGTAGGAATTTCGGCTATTGCCCAATTGTTGCCGTTGTTGGATTATGTAGATATGGACGGGGCCCTGCTTTTAAAAAATGACATAGCCGAAGGTGTAAAACTAGTAGAAGGAAAAGCTATCCTGCCAAATGAAAACGGCACCGGAGTAAGACTGATAAAAAATTAA
- a CDS encoding N-acetylmuramoyl-L-alanine amidase — translation MRYYFRTFAFAFITLTIISCGSNPYSKTNKMHREQSKELTKQLNIFPPERSPEEALLPYGEDWVGTTNFSLRKPNFVILHHTAQDSLEQTLSTFTLTRTQVSSHYVIGKNGKIYHMLNDYYRAWHAGAGKWGNNTDLNSTSLGIELDNNGVEPFSPVQIESLLQLLKVLKEKYNIPAANFIGHSDIAPARKVDPNIFFPWKLLAEEGFGLWYDEDIFETAAGIEEQMNSIPVPAEDSAETVDSTQTFILGQEKILDVEPEVALRIIGYDTSNLSAAIQAFKLHFVQGEITPELTERDLMILNNLYRKYL, via the coding sequence ATGAGATACTACTTCAGGACATTTGCCTTTGCGTTCATTACTCTTACAATTATTTCCTGCGGAAGCAATCCTTACTCTAAAACCAATAAAATGCACAGGGAGCAGTCTAAAGAACTGACAAAGCAGCTTAATATTTTTCCTCCTGAAAGATCCCCGGAAGAAGCTCTTCTTCCTTACGGAGAAGATTGGGTAGGAACTACCAATTTTAGCTTGCGCAAGCCTAATTTCGTCATCCTGCATCACACGGCCCAGGATTCACTAGAGCAGACGCTATCCACTTTTACACTAACCAGAACCCAGGTGAGTTCCCATTACGTGATTGGCAAAAACGGAAAGATCTATCATATGCTCAACGACTATTACCGGGCCTGGCACGCAGGGGCAGGAAAATGGGGAAATAATACTGATCTTAATTCTACTTCCCTGGGAATAGAACTGGACAACAATGGAGTGGAACCATTCTCTCCGGTTCAAATTGAAAGTTTATTGCAGTTGCTGAAGGTGTTGAAAGAAAAATACAATATTCCCGCAGCTAATTTTATAGGCCATTCAGATATTGCTCCGGCCCGAAAAGTGGATCCCAATATCTTTTTTCCCTGGAAACTTCTAGCTGAAGAAGGCTTCGGACTGTGGTATGACGAGGATATTTTTGAAACCGCAGCAGGAATTGAAGAACAAATGAATTCTATTCCCGTTCCTGCCGAAGACAGTGCAGAGACTGTTGACAGTACTCAAACCTTCATACTAGGGCAGGAAAAAATACTGGACGTAGAACCGGAGGTGGCATTGAGGATCATTGGTTATGATACCAGCAATCTTTCAGCAGCCATTCAGGCATTTAAACTGCATTTTGTACAGGGAGAGATCACCCCGGAACTAACGGAAAGAGATCTCATGATCCTGAATAACCTCTACCGCAAATACCTTTAA
- a CDS encoding MarR family transcriptional regulator, with the protein MEDQNFLVQQSQQTGLSNVQRKKTLQKISILQYLYFQGAKTNSELCEAFNISSPTSIRLLNQLIKEGWILKEGRGKSA; encoded by the coding sequence GTGGAGGACCAGAATTTTCTAGTACAACAATCTCAACAGACAGGTCTAAGTAATGTTCAACGTAAGAAAACTCTTCAAAAGATTAGTATTCTTCAATACCTCTATTTCCAGGGAGCCAAGACAAATTCTGAACTCTGTGAAGCTTTTAATATTAGCTCCCCAACCTCAATAAGACTTCTAAATCAACTTATAAAGGAGGGCTGGATCCTTAAGGAAGGCCGGGGTAAATCTGCTTAG
- a CDS encoding GMC oxidoreductase, translating into MANFNIDAAKERTYDAIVIGSGISGGWAAKELTEKGLKTLVLERGRNVEHIKDYPTTHMRPWEFEFHGRMPLEVIRENPIVSKCYAFKDGADHFFVKDKEHPYVQEKPFDWIRGYQVGGKSLLWARQVQRWSDFDFEGPARDGFAVDWPIRYKDLAPWYSYVEKFAGVSGNADGLEELPDGEFLRPYPLTKVENYFKDHVAENYKDRHVIIARCAHLSEPKDIHREQGRATCQNRIICERGCPYGGYFSSNSSTIPWAMKTGNLSLQPNSVVASLIYDEQKEKVTGVRVIDAITKETSEYFARIIFVNASAINTNAILLNSKSSRFPNGLGNDNGLLGKYLAFHNYRANVQAEYDGFPEFTTEGKRPTSGYIPRFRNVRKQETEFLRGYAAGLVSYRNTITNSGGMGSTLKENLLTLKLGPWKVGSHMMGETIPKESNYVKLHDSGTDVWGIPLINFSVDYDENDEKMIQDYFDEMTQMFESAGFTNIRTTDSHQAPGLDIHEMGGVRMGKDPATSLLNEWNQMHHSKNVFVTDGACMTSTGTQNPSLTYMALTARAVDYAVKEINKGNL; encoded by the coding sequence ATGGCAAATTTTAATATAGATGCAGCGAAGGAACGAACCTATGACGCAATAGTAATAGGCTCCGGAATTAGTGGAGGTTGGGCTGCAAAAGAATTGACAGAAAAAGGTTTAAAGACCCTGGTTCTTGAAAGGGGAAGGAACGTGGAACACATAAAGGACTATCCAACCACTCATATGCGCCCCTGGGAATTTGAGTTTCATGGAAGAATGCCGCTGGAGGTAATAAGAGAAAATCCCATTGTAAGCAAGTGTTACGCATTTAAAGACGGAGCCGATCATTTTTTTGTTAAGGACAAGGAACACCCTTATGTTCAGGAAAAACCTTTCGACTGGATAAGAGGATACCAGGTGGGCGGAAAATCCCTTTTGTGGGCAAGACAGGTACAACGCTGGAGCGATTTCGATTTTGAAGGACCTGCCCGGGATGGATTTGCTGTAGACTGGCCAATTCGTTACAAAGATCTGGCTCCATGGTACAGTTATGTGGAAAAATTCGCAGGAGTATCGGGAAATGCTGATGGACTGGAAGAACTTCCTGACGGTGAGTTCCTGCGCCCCTACCCTTTAACGAAAGTAGAGAATTATTTTAAAGATCATGTTGCTGAAAATTACAAAGACAGGCACGTGATCATTGCCCGGTGCGCTCATCTTTCTGAGCCAAAAGATATTCACAGAGAACAAGGTCGTGCGACCTGCCAGAATAGAATTATCTGCGAAAGAGGTTGCCCTTATGGTGGCTATTTCAGCAGTAATTCTTCCACTATCCCCTGGGCGATGAAAACCGGGAACTTAAGCCTTCAACCTAACTCTGTAGTGGCGTCTCTTATTTATGATGAACAAAAAGAAAAAGTAACGGGGGTACGGGTCATCGATGCAATAACTAAAGAAACCTCCGAATATTTCGCCAGGATTATTTTTGTAAATGCATCTGCAATTAATACTAATGCTATTCTTTTGAATTCTAAGTCCAGCCGATTTCCAAATGGACTCGGGAATGATAATGGACTCTTAGGCAAATATTTAGCCTTTCATAATTATCGGGCAAATGTTCAGGCGGAATACGACGGTTTTCCCGAATTTACAACCGAGGGAAAAAGACCAACAAGTGGTTATATTCCAAGATTTAGAAATGTTAGAAAGCAAGAAACAGAGTTTCTAAGGGGCTATGCCGCAGGTTTGGTTTCCTATAGGAATACCATTACTAACTCGGGAGGCATGGGATCTACTCTAAAAGAAAATTTACTAACTCTCAAATTAGGACCCTGGAAAGTAGGTAGTCATATGATGGGAGAGACAATTCCAAAGGAATCCAATTACGTAAAACTTCACGATTCGGGAACTGATGTATGGGGTATTCCTCTAATCAATTTTTCTGTAGATTATGATGAAAACGACGAAAAAATGATACAGGATTACTTTGATGAAATGACCCAAATGTTTGAAAGCGCAGGATTTACCAATATACGGACAACAGATAGTCACCAGGCACCTGGCCTTGATATTCATGAAATGGGTGGGGTTCGCATGGGAAAAGATCCCGCTACTTCCCTACTTAATGAATGGAACCAGATGCACCATTCAAAAAATGTTTTCGTAACAGATGGAGCCTGTATGACCTCTACAGGAACACAGAACCCATCCCTCACATATATGGCGTTAACTGCAAGAGCAGTAGATTATGCGGTAAAGGAAATAAACAAAGGGAATTTATAG
- a CDS encoding SLC13 family permease, which translates to MSAIGALVGLILSIVLIIRKVSPAYSLILGAVVGGLLGGFSLAETVEYMILGVKDITPAIIIILTAGILSGVLIKTGAAASISNTIIRKLGVTHVYMALALATFFLTAIGVFIDVAVITVAPIALNIGKKLSIPKAILLLVMIGGGKCGNIISPNPNTIIAAENFEADLFSVMYANILPALLGLLFTVYVVARFMLR; encoded by the coding sequence ATGAGTGCAATAGGCGCTTTAGTCGGCTTGATTTTATCAATTGTTCTCATCATCAGAAAGGTCTCCCCGGCCTACAGTCTTATTCTCGGTGCTGTTGTTGGTGGATTACTGGGAGGTTTTAGTTTAGCTGAAACAGTTGAATATATGATCTTAGGAGTCAAAGACATTACTCCTGCCATTATAATAATACTCACAGCGGGAATACTTTCAGGAGTATTAATAAAAACAGGAGCTGCAGCCTCAATCTCAAATACGATTATCAGGAAATTGGGGGTTACCCACGTCTATATGGCCTTAGCCCTCGCTACCTTTTTTCTCACCGCCATTGGTGTTTTTATTGACGTAGCTGTTATTACGGTTGCCCCTATAGCACTTAACATTGGCAAAAAATTATCCATACCTAAAGCCATTCTCCTGCTGGTGATGATTGGAGGAGGGAAATGCGGAAATATAATTTCACCCAATCCAAACACCATAATTGCCGCAGAAAATTTTGAAGCTGACTTATTTTCGGTAATGTACGCGAACATACTACCAGCACTTCTCGGTCTATTATTTACTGTTTACGTAGTAGCGAGATTTATGCTTAGGTAA